From a region of the Ammospiza nelsoni isolate bAmmNel1 chromosome 24, bAmmNel1.pri, whole genome shotgun sequence genome:
- the LOC132083638 gene encoding uncharacterized protein LOC132083638 has translation MDLEDFNTKIFFEVLLRQSQSVTTTLGHFKEEVRAVYHRVMSEISLLKNLWLKALSTPAKGEEEEEEEEEESTEAEEQVPLPGSPRAFGSPQSPRFRGISKTPNDPREFIPQKLIPLLQSVLQLLQENRKFNLSPASPAESHNKWLMKKNQNFLHLLSSGRHSLAQRAHPGEEIVNSSSPSELEDKVDALTEELLQIAEDEEQFLNSKGNEDLLSYYLEITSLEKESLAKQINALEEEIAQGRKV, from the exons ATGGACCTGGAGGATTTTAACACCAAAATTTTCTTTGAGGTGCTGCTCAGACAATCCCAATCTGTCACCACCACCCTGGGCCACTTCAAAGAAGAG GTGAGAGCTGTGTACCACAGGGTAATGAGCGAAATCTCCTTGCTGAAGAACCTTTGGCTGAAGGCCCTGAGCACCCCAGCCaagggggaggaagaggaggaggaggaggaggaagagagcaCAGAGGCCGAAGAGCAG GTGCCTCTGCCGGGGTCCCCCCGGGCGTTtgggagcccccagagccccaggttTCGTGGCATCAGTAAAACCCCAAATGATCCACGGGAATTCATCCCCCAAAAACTGATCCCGCTGCTCCAGTccgtgctgcagctgctgcaggaaaacagaaaattcaatTTATCACCCGCGAGCCCAG CAGAATCACACAACAAGTGGCTGATGAAGAAAAACCAGAATTTCCTTCACCTCCTGAGCAGTGGAAGGCACAGCCTTGCACAGAGGGCACA cccTGGAGAGGAAATTGTCAATTCCTCGTCcccctcagagctggaggaCAAAGTGGATGCCCTGAccgaggagctgctgcagattgcagaggatgaggagcagtTCTTAAACAGCAAAGGCAACGAGGATTTGCTCTCTTATTACCTGGAAATcaccagcctggagaaggagagCTTGGCGAAACAAATAAATGCTTTGGAAGAGGAAATagcccagggcaggaaggtGTGA